From Pseudomonadota bacterium, a single genomic window includes:
- a CDS encoding ribonuclease E/G — translation MTATEIHTGEEGNILYAAVLADGRLTDLYVDRRDRPDGTGAIILGRVSRLVEGLDVAFVTLDDGTEGMLPASSVRPAEPGKRIGQILRSGQGILVQIKTSGQGDKAPVLTMDVSLPGRFLVHLPLGEGVTVSRRLKDEGVDVRPLKDMLSGLEGGWILRVSSLSVPLPQVEAEARALSVRAKGISGQTGSAPRLLISAPGPAERAALDHGVQAHIVKNSNMDFSEILSALQDKKVPLPRDGSLFIERTEALTAIDVNGGEAGNAMAVNLEAAAEVARQIRLRNLSGIIVVDFLNMKTVAHRKKLVEKLREAVAGDPAGCHVWGITALGLVEMTRTRRGPSLQDIAGDRL, via the coding sequence GTGACCGCAACGGAGATCCATACAGGTGAGGAGGGAAATATCCTGTATGCGGCAGTCCTGGCGGATGGCCGTCTGACGGACCTGTATGTGGATCGCAGGGACAGGCCGGACGGGACCGGAGCCATCATTCTGGGCCGGGTGTCGCGCCTGGTGGAAGGGCTGGATGTGGCTTTTGTCACACTGGATGACGGGACAGAGGGAATGCTGCCGGCCAGCAGCGTGCGCCCGGCAGAACCTGGAAAACGCATCGGCCAGATCCTGCGCAGCGGGCAGGGTATCCTGGTACAGATCAAAACGTCAGGGCAGGGGGACAAGGCGCCGGTCCTGACCATGGATGTTTCCCTGCCAGGTCGTTTCCTGGTGCATCTTCCCCTGGGCGAGGGCGTGACAGTATCTCGCCGCCTGAAAGATGAGGGAGTGGATGTCCGGCCCCTGAAAGATATGCTGTCCGGGCTGGAGGGTGGGTGGATTTTGCGGGTTTCCTCCCTGTCAGTGCCTTTGCCTCAGGTGGAGGCTGAGGCCCGGGCCCTGTCCGTCCGGGCCAAAGGGATTTCTGGCCAGACGGGCTCTGCACCGCGTCTTCTGATATCTGCCCCGGGTCCTGCCGAAAGGGCGGCTCTGGATCACGGGGTGCAGGCCCATATCGTCAAAAACAGCAATATGGATTTTTCAGAAATCCTGTCGGCGCTGCAGGACAAGAAGGTGCCTCTGCCCCGGGATGGTTCGCTTTTCATCGAACGGACCGAGGCCCTGACAGCCATTGATGTGAATGGCGGGGAGGCCGGAAATGCCATGGCCGTCAATCTGGAGGCTGCAGCGGAGGTGGCTCGCCAGATCAGGCTGCGCAACCTGTCGGGTATTATCGTGGTGGATTTCCTCAATATGAAAACAGTGGCCCACAGGAAAAAACTTGTGGAAAAACTGCGCGAGGCTGTTGCGGGTGATCCTGCCGGATGCCATGTGTGGGGTATAACCGCCCTGGGGCTGGTCGAGATGACCCGGACGCGGCGGGGACCTTCCCTTCAGGATATTGCGGGAGATAGATTATGA
- the yacG gene encoding DNA gyrase inhibitor YacG: protein MTVAQLPKKKAAKCLACGKPSVQEHRPFCSARCRDVDLGRWLGGVYSVPVEEDERGAPEDKDPEA, encoded by the coding sequence ATGACAGTGGCGCAGCTGCCGAAAAAGAAAGCCGCAAAATGCCTGGCCTGCGGAAAGCCTTCTGTGCAGGAGCACCGGCCTTTCTGTTCCGCCCGCTGCCGGGATGTGGATCTGGGCCGCTGGCTGGGCGGGGTGTATAGCGTTCCTGTAGAGGAAGATGAGAGGGGAGCACCGGAAGACAAGGATCCGGAGGCTTGA